The sequence below is a genomic window from Acanthopagrus latus isolate v.2019 chromosome 12, fAcaLat1.1, whole genome shotgun sequence.
GACACTAGTCAACGCTGGGTGAAGCAGTACAGAAATTGATAAAAATTTAACGATTCTGATTCCTTATATTTCAGTTCTCATTGGGTGAGTGAATAAGTAcaaattagtttgtttgtattaaGTTGCTTTAATATCTCATCAGAAGacacagcacagagtgtacagaAATTATGTGTAGCAAACACAGAACAAACCTGTGCCATGAAACATTATCAAGAGTGCCTTGGGATTAGGAAATTGTCCCTTTTTACATTAATTGttccagacaaaaaaataaaagtgtggcTTTTTAAGCCTAACTGtcattaaaatctaaaaagagagactgaaaacCATTAAGGAAAACCTTGAGCCTTTTGGAATATTAACAGTGCTAATTTGCATTGAACTTGAAACAAAAGCCACCACTGCAATTGAAAGTCttgattctgtgggaaacactgatataCATGTATGAATGTACACGTGTATAtagtatgtgtatatatagatatgtgtgtgtgtgtatgtaaatataaCTTACTACTGTACTTACTactttttatgacatttattttatttccttacAATGTCCTTTTATCCAGAATATCATCTCTATGTCTTTCAACAGAAGCCAAAACATGTCATCAACATGCAGAGATCCTTGGGACACAGGATGACAGTGGCATCCTACGCATGCTCATGCAAGACAATAATGTCTTCCAGGTCGGGAAAAAAATCTATAGTTAAATTCTTAGAGGGCAGCTGGGCCTCGACCTCTGTGAAAGTCATCTgtgatgtcagtgtcagtggttTTGAAGAACATTGCCCATCCTTCCACATTCATCTGGTACACAGATTCATCCTCTCTGAGTCTGTGGAATCATGTAACGTTAGTAATAGAAGTTTATTGTGAAAGCCAACTGAGAAAATCCTGTAGTATAGCCTGCTAACATATGCTGCTAATGACAACTCAGCACAACTTGTCACCTAGTTCACATAAATAAGATGTATATTATTGacacagttttgctgtgaatgaAGGAGTGTTGGCTGAATTGGCCCAGTTCACCAAAGAAAGCCCAGTGTTCATAAATCAAGATCGAGGTAGCTATTGTTAGCTAAATTACTTACCAGTCGATTTGAATAATGAAGTctggaaatgaaaaagacaaaggtcTCGCAGCAAAGTCCCTGACTTAAAGGCAGATATCATTATCAGTCAAGAGCGCCGCAATGCGGTCCAGGCACAGAGTCACCACACGCTGGAGGAAATGCAGAGCTGTGCCGGGCCTCATgacagtggaggtggaggtaagtttttattttttcatggaTTCTAGTATTAAGATGGTTAAGTGGCAGTGAGGGCAAATAGCGCTAGGGCGTGTTCTCTCCATTTACTCCTGTGACAGAAGTTGCAGATTGTGATATctactgaaataaaactgaaaacgtGATTCAAAGTCCTCTTGTATCACCAATACTGACTCATTTCCAGCACAGAGGTTGCTGGCAGACGTCTGGCTGAGCAGAGCCCCCTGGTGATCCTCTACCAGATGGTGCAGGAGTTCACGGtccagctgcagagggagacacTGCAGGTGATTCAGGACAAGGAGAAAGCCAAGTCTCTGCTCAAAGAGGAGTCTGGCATCAGAGCCAAGAGAATCAACCTTCAGAATCACCAAGAGGGCGTGAAGAAGGCACGAGTTCTGTTGACAGATTTCAGCATGAACTTATACAGCTTCagcaaaacacagctgcagtgctAACCAGATTTGTATTAGGAGAGTGTGATGACTTATCATTATTTAGGCTTTCTCTTCGTATTGCTCATGTGTCATTAATGGTTCCAAACTTCGATTCCATGTGCCCAGTTCTCCCATTCAATGGTCTTATATTTTGAATGACAGGCAGCATACACGGTGGGGTATATCAGTTCTGGCTGAGCAGAGCCCCCTGGTGATTCtcttagtttttattttatcatggATTCTAGTATTAATATGGTTAAATGGCAGTGAGGGCCAATAGCGCTGGGGCGTGTTCTCTCCATTTACTCCTGTGACAGAAGTTGCAGATTGTGATATctactgaaataaaactgaaaacgtGTTCAAAGTCCTCTTGTATCACCAATACTGACTCATTTCCAGCACACAGGTTGCTGGCAGACATCTAGCTGAGCAGAGCCCCCTGGTGATCCTCTACCAGATGGTGCAGGAGTTCACCGTCCAGCCGCAGAGGGAGACACTGCAGGTGATTCAGGACAAGGAGAAAGCCGAGTCCCTGCTCAAAGAGGAGTCTGGCATCAGAGCCAAGAGAATCAAacggtacctgatttgtctctggcgtttgtgccctcatttctaacttttcaaaaagaaaaacaacaaccccGCGTTCAGCCATGTGTCTCCTtgctcaccatatagatatttttgccctaaaagttacgttttttttctaaaattgcaggggtttgggaggagttttcccattcattcttatggggacctcctcatctctgtgtctgctacttctccagcgtgtgtatctcAAGAATGCATGTGTGGTGCCTGAGAtccactgtgtgacatcatctttagagtgatgagcagctggaaaatctagagaaagaattctcttcagctggatttggatTCTACATCTTTTCCTTTACATAGaagatgcagccattttaaactctctctgcctttaactttccaccttttcagacttttttcacctttctaaGCTCCTTCTGCCGcttccgcttcatgttcagctatggaactgttcaactatcaatatgttcatattttaaagcatttttggcCTTTCACTTTacaacttttccggcttttccactttttcaacttttcggcAGGACGTTCGgcagatttccgagagcgtttcagcctgcagcattcacactgtattttcgtaggaaatacacatttttttagttATTCCTGATTCCGTACGTTTTTCGGCACCTTTCTCCTCCTACAAATTTTgtgctatagaaaccattcaagtatcaaaatgtgcagctttttaaggacattactgcttgtatttttcttttttctaccttttatacttttggaaatattcagctttttctgcaaaagtttgcccattcatccttatggggattttttcaaatttcattctgctataacttcagcataccataagctttagaaattcggctttttctaaacaaaatttaacactgaagtaaatgggaaaatcttcaaatcctcttccaaaactcatcaactttacacctcttcctgtccttcacactttgagctagagacaccattccagctttataacatatacatattttggccataaccattacagttttttcaaaaaccACAGgtgtttgtcaggtgttttcccattcatccttatagggacattttcatctttggctctgctccttctccagcatgggtgcaaccattttaagctctttattcctttgtcctttcaccttttcaaccctttctcacttttttaaactctttctaCCGTCTTACTCTACtactttttggccttttcagtcttttttcacatttttaagctcgttctgccctcttaagctacagcttttcaaccttttcagatactcatcttcctgccttttcaactccttcaaacattcaacttcatgttcagctatgaaaatgtttcacttcttaaaatctttcagccctcttcaactttccT
It includes:
- the LOC119030483 gene encoding interferon-induced GTP-binding protein Mx-like isoform X3, producing MVQEFTVQLQRETLQVAGRHLAEQSPLVILYQMVQEFTVQPQRETLQVIQDKEKAESLLKEESGIRAKRIKRSRTLCLPQQPTNCMIWSQGIGSSFGISGERTGELADGTGHSKCF